A part of Paenibacillus sp. sptzw28 genomic DNA contains:
- a CDS encoding stalk domain-containing protein: protein MQKIQAFILVTLLLVLAFSGTVSAAAQQKAIRVWVEDKEVKFDVSPVLANNSTYVEFRALFTALGYTIAYDAKSKTITGHSGADSIILKAVTGQAVVNGKAAAQKIKLLARNGRTLVPLRFVGEATGKLVDWNQASQTILIKGKGPTEADKQALQAFLDKQNAYELNGDVQGMLSTLDPKSPFYAMYAETAASQLAKAKVRTTSQITEVSEIKPESAVMVVKQHSEKVGGGFYLDNESVGKFTLTRGADKEWKLYSVQLMQQDFLNADEVLSHEAEVPAEVKDKIAALVDRQIQTINDEDLKGYEATFVPKTPGLGQMLESVKQLFSHFDLKYTVEKVSIVDYTGTEAVVNIVQKVEKINGPQFQNSRFSVVTSFKKTDAGEWLSTLDSKLIHIDVLK, encoded by the coding sequence GTGCAAAAAATCCAGGCATTCATTCTTGTAACCCTGCTGCTGGTTCTTGCTTTCTCGGGTACCGTATCGGCTGCAGCGCAGCAGAAAGCCATTCGGGTATGGGTAGAAGATAAGGAGGTCAAATTCGATGTATCTCCGGTCTTGGCAAACAACTCCACCTATGTCGAGTTTAGAGCCTTGTTCACGGCGCTCGGCTACACAATTGCCTATGACGCAAAAAGCAAAACAATTACCGGTCATTCCGGTGCCGACTCGATTATACTGAAAGCTGTGACCGGACAAGCTGTAGTTAACGGTAAAGCCGCGGCTCAAAAGATAAAGCTGCTTGCAAGGAACGGGCGGACATTGGTTCCCCTGCGTTTTGTCGGAGAAGCCACCGGCAAACTGGTTGATTGGAATCAAGCCTCGCAAACGATCCTGATCAAAGGTAAAGGACCGACTGAAGCAGATAAGCAAGCTTTACAAGCATTCCTCGATAAACAGAATGCGTATGAGCTGAATGGGGACGTACAAGGAATGCTGTCCACCCTCGATCCCAAGTCTCCGTTCTATGCGATGTATGCGGAAACGGCTGCATCGCAGCTGGCGAAGGCGAAAGTCCGCACCACTTCCCAAATAACCGAGGTATCCGAGATAAAGCCGGAATCCGCAGTAATGGTCGTCAAACAGCACTCCGAGAAGGTAGGCGGGGGCTTTTATTTAGATAATGAATCGGTCGGCAAGTTCACATTAACCCGTGGCGCCGACAAGGAATGGAAGCTGTACTCGGTCCAACTCATGCAGCAGGACTTTCTCAATGCGGATGAAGTGCTAAGTCATGAAGCAGAGGTACCTGCTGAGGTCAAAGATAAGATCGCCGCACTCGTTGACCGGCAAATCCAAACCATCAATGACGAAGACTTGAAAGGCTATGAGGCCACGTTCGTTCCGAAAACGCCGGGACTCGGCCAAATGCTTGAATCGGTCAAGCAGTTATTCAGTCACTTTGACTTGAAATATACCGTTGAGAAAGTAAGTATTGTCGATTACACAGGGACGGAAGCTGTCGTTAACATTGTCCAGAAAGTGGAGAAGATAAACGGCCCGCAGTTCCAAAACAGCCGTTTCAGCGTGGTTACATCGTTCAAGAAAACAGACGCCGGGGAATGGCTATCAACACTCGATTCGAAATTAATCCACATCGATGTCTTGAAGTAA
- the corA gene encoding magnesium/cobalt transporter CorA, giving the protein MIRTLIMTKDHRLIQNKPLQEINREQIQWFWADFNEPTEEEAKLLDEYFNFHPLAIEDCFIDLQRPKLDHYEEVHFFVLHAMNELTLRAEEIDLFIGPRFLVTFHWKAMKEIDDAWAKVLRKPRQEPHGPLHAAYVVLDKLVDQYFPTVEAIEDQLISLGIDSMDELEQEKLKQVFELRNKLLKARRTIVPMRELLYRILNTQRIDGLHHYIPFFTDIYDHLLKLSEMVDSNRDMTSDMRDHYMSLSSNRMNTIMKTLTVITTIFMPLTFIVGVYGMNFTNMPELSWHDGYYAVLIVMGTLGLGMFLWFKKKGWFD; this is encoded by the coding sequence ATGATTCGTACACTCATCATGACCAAAGACCATCGGCTCATCCAAAATAAGCCGCTCCAGGAGATCAACCGGGAGCAAATCCAGTGGTTTTGGGCGGACTTCAACGAGCCGACAGAAGAAGAAGCGAAGCTGCTGGACGAGTATTTTAATTTTCATCCGCTTGCGATTGAAGATTGCTTCATCGACCTTCAGCGGCCGAAGCTGGATCATTACGAGGAGGTCCATTTCTTCGTGCTGCATGCGATGAATGAACTCACGCTTCGCGCGGAGGAAATCGATTTGTTCATTGGTCCGCGATTTCTCGTTACTTTCCACTGGAAAGCTATGAAGGAAATCGACGATGCATGGGCGAAGGTGCTCCGCAAGCCACGGCAGGAACCGCATGGTCCGCTGCACGCCGCTTATGTTGTGCTGGACAAGCTGGTCGATCAATATTTTCCGACGGTGGAAGCGATTGAAGATCAGCTCATCAGTTTGGGAATTGACAGTATGGATGAGCTGGAACAGGAGAAGCTGAAACAAGTTTTTGAACTACGGAACAAGCTGCTTAAGGCGCGCAGAACGATCGTTCCGATGCGGGAGCTGTTATACAGGATCTTAAATACACAGCGCATTGACGGACTGCATCATTATATTCCTTTCTTCACCGACATTTACGATCACCTGCTTAAGCTCTCCGAGATGGTGGACTCAAACCGTGATATGACCTCGGATATGCGTGACCACTACATGTCTCTTAGCTCGAACCGGATGAACACGATCATGAAGACGCTCACGGTCATCACGACGATCTTCATGCCGCTGACGTTCATCGTTGGCGTTTACGGCATGAATTTCACCAATATGCCGGAGCTTTCCTGGCACGACGGCTATTATGCGGTACTAATCGTCATGGGAACGCTCGGGCTCGGCATGTTTCTATGGTTCAAGAAAAAAGGCTGGTTCGACTAA
- a CDS encoding ABC transporter ATP-binding protein has protein sequence MQRGEYPMLIEVDGVSKSYQTGSGQEVEALHHLSFHVKPGEFVCLLGPSGCGKSTLLKLIAGIERADSGTIACGGVQVSGPSTDRGFIFQDYALFPWLTVRQNIAFGLKLKHLSRARLKETVESYLELMGLSGSSSLYPNQLSGGMRQRVALARALCLKPKVLLMDEPFAALDALLRQKLQDELVRLWQADRITFLLVTHDVEEALYLADRIVVMSPHARGNVTTLPVKLPRPRRRASLEFVQLRQHVMHLLESGRAELGRSADAEQPHALALP, from the coding sequence ATGCAAAGAGGTGAATATCCGATGCTTATTGAAGTCGACGGCGTGTCCAAATCGTACCAGACCGGCTCGGGTCAGGAGGTAGAGGCGCTTCATCACTTATCGTTTCATGTAAAACCGGGTGAATTCGTCTGCCTCCTCGGTCCCTCCGGATGCGGCAAAAGCACGCTTCTCAAGCTGATCGCAGGCATTGAGCGCGCAGATTCGGGTACGATTGCCTGCGGCGGGGTTCAAGTGAGCGGACCATCAACGGATCGGGGTTTTATTTTCCAGGACTATGCACTGTTCCCATGGCTCACCGTACGTCAGAATATCGCATTCGGGCTGAAGCTGAAGCACCTTTCCCGTGCCAGGCTGAAGGAGACGGTCGAATCGTATCTGGAGCTTATGGGTCTGTCCGGCTCATCGTCCTTATATCCCAATCAGCTCTCAGGCGGCATGCGCCAGCGGGTTGCTCTTGCGCGCGCCTTATGCCTGAAGCCAAAAGTGCTGCTCATGGATGAGCCGTTCGCAGCGCTTGATGCGCTGCTTCGGCAGAAGCTGCAGGATGAGCTGGTCCGTCTATGGCAGGCCGATCGAATTACATTCCTGCTCGTCACGCATGACGTCGAAGAAGCACTCTACCTCGCGGACCGAATCGTCGTAATGAGTCCGCATGCAAGGGGGAATGTTACGACGCTGCCTGTCAAGCTGCCGAGACCGCGCCGGCGCGCCAGTCTTGAATTCGTGCAGCTGCGCCAGCATGTGATGCATCTGCTGGAGTCCGGAAGAGCGGAACTTGGCCGCAGCGCCGATGCCGAGCAGCCGCACGCTCTGGCGCTTCCCTGA
- a CDS encoding ABC transporter permease, translating into MYTEREQAQLIVPTGKSRPAAGRKGLAAYAVRAASVLLFLLIWHLLVHYNVLYPLQFGNLPKPLEILEAWRIDLTQAQYYKDIWMSTARVATGILLGLTLAVPLGLWIGLSRRASDVLFPNLELFRPIPLIAYLPVAMLLFPTIESSIIFITFVGAFFPILLCSRDAARRVSNTHVQAARILGCGPVRAIWKVYLPAMAPEIFTGLSVGVGASWMGVITGEMMSGQTGIGYETWQAYHLLDYDQSIIGMFSIGLLGYASSAFVRLIERAVIRWR; encoded by the coding sequence ATGTACACGGAGAGGGAGCAGGCACAATTAATCGTCCCGACGGGAAAAAGCCGGCCGGCTGCAGGTCGGAAGGGCCTTGCCGCTTATGCGGTACGGGCGGCTTCCGTCCTTCTCTTCCTCCTGATCTGGCATCTGCTCGTGCATTACAATGTCCTTTATCCGCTTCAATTCGGCAACCTGCCGAAGCCGCTCGAGATATTGGAAGCGTGGCGGATTGATTTGACGCAGGCTCAATACTACAAGGACATATGGATGAGCACCGCCCGCGTCGCTACCGGCATCCTGCTGGGTCTTACGCTGGCTGTTCCGCTCGGATTATGGATCGGATTGTCGCGGCGGGCAAGCGATGTGCTGTTCCCAAATCTGGAGCTGTTCCGCCCGATTCCGCTCATCGCCTACCTCCCGGTGGCGATGCTGCTGTTTCCAACGATTGAGAGCAGTATCATCTTTATTACGTTTGTCGGCGCGTTTTTTCCGATTCTTCTGTGCAGCCGCGATGCAGCCCGGAGAGTGTCGAATACGCATGTGCAGGCGGCCCGTATCTTGGGGTGTGGACCGGTTCGGGCCATCTGGAAAGTATACCTGCCGGCAATGGCCCCGGAGATTTTCACCGGACTTTCCGTCGGAGTAGGCGCTTCATGGATGGGGGTCATCACCGGAGAAATGATGTCGGGGCAGACGGGGATCGGCTATGAGACGTGGCAAGCCTATCATCTGCTTGATTACGATCAGTCGATTATCGGAATGTTCTCCATCGGCCTGCTGGGCTACGCTTCGTCAGCTTTCGTGCGCCTTATCGAGCGCGCCGTGATCCGCTGGAGGTAA
- a CDS encoding ABC transporter substrate-binding protein produces the protein MRSINKLTAIIFLFIAIPLVLQGCSSTGGSNNGAASAAGKGQESVTITIGYQSPTAQTWGALIIKHEKLFEKRLKALAPNDNVKVEWFDAHAGSVLNNNMNGGKIQISFLGDMPSLLNGVMGITAPNYHSVFLATDGKGAGGRNQAILVPNGSDIKSVDDLAGKTVSTPIGSSSHRMLLEALRAKGLVDKVTIVDQSVTVGMQSIEQNKIAAHATWEPYPSLIESKGIGKLLLSGEETKIDYLTGVVANLDWVKANKTYTLAFLQALDEAHTFIQEHPKETADIFQEESKFPRDVCEKMVQNIRFDAAVYKKDIATLKGSAEFLSSIGKLKKKLPLESFIDDSYLREALKSLGKPYLTDQQLQGDWIEGKVY, from the coding sequence ATGAGAAGTATTAATAAACTAACGGCAATTATATTCTTGTTTATCGCGATTCCCCTGGTGCTGCAGGGCTGCTCGTCAACCGGCGGAAGCAATAATGGTGCGGCTTCCGCCGCGGGTAAGGGCCAAGAATCGGTAACAATTACGATCGGCTATCAGTCGCCGACGGCACAAACATGGGGAGCGCTCATCATCAAGCACGAGAAGCTATTCGAGAAGCGTCTCAAGGCGCTTGCACCGAATGATAATGTAAAAGTCGAATGGTTCGACGCTCACGCCGGCTCAGTGCTTAATAACAATATGAACGGCGGCAAAATCCAGATTTCGTTCCTCGGCGATATGCCTTCCCTGCTTAACGGAGTTATGGGCATCACCGCGCCGAATTATCATTCCGTCTTCCTGGCGACTGACGGTAAAGGCGCCGGCGGACGTAATCAGGCCATCCTCGTACCGAATGGCAGCGATATCAAGAGCGTGGATGATCTCGCCGGCAAGACCGTATCGACGCCGATCGGAAGCAGCTCGCACCGGATGCTGCTCGAAGCGCTGCGGGCTAAAGGTCTCGTCGACAAGGTCACGATCGTCGATCAGTCCGTTACGGTAGGCATGCAGAGCATCGAGCAGAACAAAATCGCTGCGCACGCCACCTGGGAGCCGTACCCGAGCCTGATCGAAAGTAAAGGCATCGGCAAGCTGCTGCTTTCGGGCGAAGAGACGAAGATCGACTATCTCACGGGAGTTGTGGCAAATCTCGACTGGGTGAAGGCGAACAAGACGTATACGCTCGCCTTTCTGCAGGCGCTTGATGAGGCTCACACGTTCATTCAGGAGCATCCGAAGGAAACAGCGGATATTTTCCAGGAAGAGAGTAAATTCCCGCGTGACGTTTGCGAGAAAATGGTGCAAAACATCCGTTTCGACGCCGCGGTCTACAAGAAGGATATTGCGACATTGAAGGGCAGCGCCGAGTTTCTGAGCAGCATCGGCAAGTTGAAGAAGAAGCTGCCGCTGGAATCCTTTATCGACGACAGCTACCTGAGAGAAGCGTTGAAATCGCTCGGCAAGCCGTATTTGACCGATCAGCAGCTGCAGGGAGACTGGATTGAAGGGAAGGTTTATTAG
- a CDS encoding ferredoxin family protein, whose amino-acid sequence MSNHSANHVQQRVEASVIIDRDKCIGCDICVQVCPMGILALDKDGKAYMKYDECWYCTPCQTDCPVDAVTVNIPYLVR is encoded by the coding sequence ATGAGCAATCATTCCGCCAATCATGTGCAGCAGCGCGTCGAAGCGAGCGTCATTATCGACCGTGACAAATGCATCGGCTGCGATATATGCGTACAGGTATGTCCGATGGGCATTCTCGCGCTCGACAAGGACGGCAAAGCGTATATGAAATATGATGAATGCTGGTACTGCACGCCGTGCCAGACAGACTGCCCGGTCGACGCCGTTACCGTCAATATACCTTACTTGGTGAGATAA
- a CDS encoding fumarate reductase/succinate dehydrogenase flavoprotein subunit, with the protein METRTYETDVLIIGGGTAGTMAAIKAKQAHPELNVLVLDKADIRRSGAISMGMDGLNNAVVPGKATPEEYTLEITESNDGIIDQRAVFRQASECYPIIQELDSWGVDFEKDAEGNYEVYRVHRKGRYVLPMPKASDLKLILAKKVKQHRCKVVNRVMATRLLTDGAQVVGALGLDVNTGELVVVKAKAVVLTAGAAGRMGLTDSGYLYSTYENPTNSGEGFAMAFHAGAELTGIECYQINPTMKDYNGPACAYVAGPFGGYTANVKGERVTGCDYWSGELIMNMWKLANKGEWPLFLKLTHLDDETIGKIESILHYNERPSRDRFHAGRGKDYRTDMVELNFSEVGLCSGHSASGVLVNHEAETSLRGLYAAGDMACVPHQYLLGALTFGKIAGTNAAAFAAGEARIEPNPAQIEAEIARIEAFSSQPNGVPHQQVEYKIRRIVTQYLMPPKTTTKMEIALEKIEHFRRTDLKLLGARDPHELGRALEIHSIVDCAEMMARASMFRKESRWGFYHYFLDYPERDDANWLKRVIVKKGANGEIELSTKELPPYVLENTEALVKGGTTV; encoded by the coding sequence ATGGAAACGAGAACGTATGAAACCGACGTGCTCATAATCGGGGGCGGTACGGCCGGGACGATGGCGGCGATCAAGGCAAAGCAGGCGCATCCGGAGCTCAATGTGCTTGTGCTTGACAAAGCGGACATCCGCCGCAGCGGCGCAATCAGCATGGGTATGGACGGACTTAACAACGCTGTCGTGCCGGGCAAGGCTACACCGGAGGAATACACCCTGGAGATTACCGAGTCCAATGACGGTATAATCGATCAACGCGCCGTCTTCCGGCAGGCGAGCGAATGCTACCCGATCATTCAGGAGCTGGACAGCTGGGGCGTCGATTTCGAGAAGGATGCCGAAGGCAACTATGAGGTATACCGCGTTCACCGCAAAGGCCGTTATGTGCTGCCAATGCCGAAGGCAAGCGATTTGAAGCTGATTCTGGCGAAAAAGGTAAAGCAGCACCGGTGCAAGGTCGTTAACCGCGTTATGGCGACAAGGCTTCTCACGGATGGCGCTCAAGTGGTCGGGGCGCTCGGGCTTGATGTGAATACAGGCGAGCTGGTCGTCGTCAAAGCGAAGGCAGTCGTACTGACCGCAGGTGCGGCAGGACGGATGGGACTGACAGACTCCGGCTATCTCTACAGCACCTATGAGAACCCAACCAATTCGGGTGAAGGGTTTGCGATGGCCTTTCATGCCGGAGCCGAACTCACTGGAATCGAGTGCTACCAGATCAACCCGACCATGAAGGACTATAACGGCCCTGCATGTGCCTATGTGGCCGGCCCGTTCGGGGGCTACACCGCAAACGTAAAGGGCGAACGGGTAACCGGCTGCGATTACTGGAGCGGCGAGCTGATAATGAACATGTGGAAGCTTGCCAACAAAGGCGAATGGCCGCTTTTTCTGAAACTGACCCATCTGGATGACGAGACGATCGGCAAGATCGAATCGATTCTTCACTATAACGAACGGCCGAGCCGCGACCGGTTCCATGCCGGACGGGGCAAAGACTACCGTACCGATATGGTTGAGCTGAATTTCTCCGAAGTCGGACTCTGCAGCGGGCATAGCGCCTCCGGCGTCCTCGTCAATCACGAGGCGGAGACATCGCTCCGAGGCCTCTACGCCGCTGGCGACATGGCCTGTGTACCGCACCAATACTTGCTCGGTGCGCTCACGTTCGGCAAGATTGCCGGCACGAACGCCGCCGCCTTCGCCGCTGGCGAGGCTCGGATCGAGCCGAATCCGGCGCAAATCGAAGCGGAGATTGCTCGGATAGAGGCTTTCTCGTCTCAGCCGAACGGCGTGCCGCATCAGCAGGTCGAATACAAGATCCGCCGGATCGTGACGCAGTATCTTATGCCGCCCAAGACGACCACGAAGATGGAGATCGCCCTTGAGAAAATCGAGCATTTCCGCCGGACCGATCTTAAGCTTCTCGGTGCCCGCGATCCGCACGAGCTGGGCAGGGCGCTGGAAATTCACAGTATCGTCGACTGTGCGGAAATGATGGCCAGAGCGTCAATGTTCCGCAAGGAAAGCCGGTGGGGCTTTTATCATTATTTCCTGGATTACCCCGAGCGGGACGATGCCAACTGGTTGAAACGGGTTATCGTCAAGAAAGGCGCAAACGGCGAAATAGAGCTTTCAACGAAGGAACTGCCGCCTTACGTGCTGGAAAACACAGAAGCGCTAGTCAAAGGAGGAACCACCGTATGA
- a CDS encoding aminoglycoside phosphotransferase family protein has protein sequence MEQERKSFHISREDLDAYVRTIAGDRCRLMEARKMRGGAQKVVYKLECTEGLAFILYVWDLSMNYFEQEKRENGETEESYGSRQFEANTELLTRLGIRTPAIYYINHERDRYPFDFAIVEYVSGTDIAAYYDADPRIRDKVFGELAEMLAVMHSCKSPVHGSVTAEPRKTDSCQTLIYKNARRQLSYASRYMDDIARNESEIIRRFDDLLAAIEPRHEFGFIHGELGPDHVFVSDRLEPYLIDIEGCEYFDIEHEHTFLQLRFQDSIYNRYLKHAGLDPHRMNFYKLHHHVSITSGGLKLLHRGFHDQEFARGIADYNSRMVLQMLGRQQE, from the coding sequence TTGGAACAAGAACGGAAGAGTTTTCATATAAGCCGAGAGGATTTGGATGCCTATGTTCGGACAATCGCCGGCGACCGGTGCCGCCTCATGGAAGCGCGCAAAATGCGGGGAGGAGCGCAAAAGGTGGTTTATAAGCTGGAATGTACGGAAGGCTTGGCGTTTATCCTGTATGTTTGGGACCTCTCCATGAATTATTTTGAACAGGAGAAGCGGGAAAACGGTGAAACGGAAGAGTCGTACGGCAGCCGACAATTTGAGGCGAATACCGAATTGTTAACCCGATTGGGCATCCGTACGCCCGCTATTTATTATATAAACCACGAAAGAGACCGCTACCCCTTTGATTTTGCCATTGTGGAGTATGTTTCGGGGACGGATATCGCGGCCTATTACGATGCCGATCCCCGTATCCGGGACAAAGTGTTCGGAGAGCTGGCAGAGATGCTTGCCGTCATGCATTCGTGCAAAAGCCCGGTTCATGGCAGCGTAACGGCGGAGCCGCGGAAGACCGATTCTTGCCAGACGCTTATTTATAAAAATGCGAGACGGCAGTTATCCTATGCGTCACGTTATATGGATGATATCGCGCGGAATGAGAGTGAAATCATCCGGCGGTTCGACGATCTCCTGGCTGCGATCGAACCCAGGCACGAATTCGGGTTTATCCACGGCGAGTTAGGTCCGGATCATGTTTTCGTGAGCGACAGGCTGGAGCCGTATCTGATCGATATTGAAGGCTGTGAGTATTTTGACATTGAGCATGAGCACACCTTTCTCCAGCTTAGATTTCAAGATTCGATATACAACCGGTATTTGAAACATGCGGGTCTGGATCCGCATCGCATGAACTTTTACAAGCTGCATCATCATGTCTCGATCACTTCGGGAGGATTGAAGCTGCTTCACCGGGGATTTCACGACCAGGAGTTTGCCCGGGGGATCGCGGATTATAACAGCCGAATGGTGCTGCAAATGTTAGGACGGCAGCAAGAGTAA
- a CDS encoding response regulator transcription factor: protein MKVIVAEDQGMLRGALSALLGLEKDIEVVGQAENGEQAIALIESLDPDICVMDIEMPKMTGLDVAERLKERKHPCRVVILTTFSRAGYFQRAMRAGVCGFLLKDSPIDELVAALRKVYSGGRAVSPELALTFWEAENPLTEREREVLKLAAGGLSAGDIGKQLYLSAGTVRNYLSEAIQKLEAKNRIDAIGIAEKNGWLV from the coding sequence ATGAAAGTAATTGTGGCGGAAGACCAAGGCATGCTTCGCGGGGCGCTAAGCGCACTGCTTGGTTTGGAGAAAGATATCGAGGTCGTCGGACAAGCGGAGAACGGCGAACAGGCGATAGCTTTGATCGAGTCGCTGGACCCGGACATTTGCGTGATGGATATTGAGATGCCGAAGATGACCGGGCTCGATGTGGCTGAGAGGCTCAAGGAACGTAAGCATCCCTGCCGTGTCGTCATTCTGACGACATTCTCACGGGCAGGCTACTTTCAGCGGGCAATGCGGGCAGGCGTCTGCGGGTTTCTGCTGAAGGATTCACCAATTGACGAGCTGGTCGCTGCGCTTCGTAAGGTATACAGCGGCGGCCGCGCAGTCAGTCCCGAGCTCGCGCTCACCTTCTGGGAGGCGGAGAACCCGCTGACCGAACGTGAGCGGGAAGTGTTGAAGCTTGCCGCTGGGGGATTATCGGCCGGTGATATCGGTAAGCAGCTGTATTTATCTGCCGGGACGGTACGCAACTATTTATCCGAGGCCATTCAGAAGCTGGAAGCCAAGAACCGCATCGATGCGATCGGCATTGCGGAGAAGAACGGCTGGCTTGTCTAA
- a CDS encoding sensor histidine kinase: MPIIGIMPTKKKTFISVTALIALFVLVGWHYKLYENGQAIMQLLPSMLIMLYIPIALRISRKSYELREKLVLANEEIARLSKSEERQRISRDLHDTLGHTLSLITLKSELAEKLVTKNPERAIQEVMDIQSTSRAALKQVRELVSGMNAVTIRDELVNAKQILAAANIELKVHGDLTDGSAPPLADNILGMCLREAVTNAVKYSKARTLKVDWVEEPGLFKLAVADDGGGTDAPASEGWTLGSGLRGMKERLKLVEGELDFDSVKGRGTTVTFTVPRVTKSNKAGDQIQ; this comes from the coding sequence ATGCCAATCATCGGGATAATGCCGACGAAGAAGAAAACGTTTATTTCCGTGACAGCGCTGATCGCTTTATTCGTGTTAGTTGGCTGGCACTACAAACTGTATGAGAACGGTCAAGCAATAATGCAGCTGCTGCCGTCAATGCTGATCATGCTTTATATACCGATCGCGCTCCGGATTAGCAGAAAATCGTATGAGCTTCGGGAGAAGCTTGTGCTGGCTAATGAAGAGATCGCGCGGCTCTCCAAAAGCGAAGAGCGTCAGCGGATATCCAGAGACCTTCATGATACGCTCGGGCATACGCTGTCGCTAATTACGCTGAAGAGCGAGCTTGCAGAGAAGCTGGTTACGAAGAACCCCGAACGTGCGATCCAGGAAGTGATGGATATTCAGAGCACTTCGCGCGCGGCCCTCAAGCAGGTCCGCGAGCTTGTATCCGGTATGAACGCGGTCACCATTCGCGATGAGTTGGTCAATGCAAAGCAAATTCTGGCCGCCGCAAATATCGAACTGAAGGTTCATGGTGATCTGACGGATGGGTCCGCTCCGCCGCTTGCCGATAATATTCTGGGAATGTGCCTGAGAGAAGCGGTCACCAATGCCGTGAAATACAGCAAGGCGCGGACACTAAAGGTAGACTGGGTGGAAGAACCCGGCCTCTTTAAGCTCGCCGTGGCCGATGACGGAGGCGGGACCGATGCGCCCGCAAGCGAGGGCTGGACCTTGGGCAGCGGCCTGCGCGGAATGAAGGAGCGGCTCAAGCTGGTCGAGGGCGAACTTGATTTTGACTCGGTGAAAGGCCGGGGTACGACCGTAACATTCACCGTTCCGAGGGTGACCAAATCGAACAAGGCAGGAGATCAAATTCAATGA